The Archocentrus centrarchus isolate MPI-CPG fArcCen1 chromosome 13, fArcCen1, whole genome shotgun sequence genomic interval GTCAAAAACTTGCAAGCATTTGGTCGCCTTGGTACTCCGGACTCAGCTGAAAGGCTTGTCCCGGCCTGCGGTGAAGACGCGTCAGGCTACTCGCTGCTCATCCAGCCCTGTGTGCACCATCACCAACTGAAGGTACAAACTAgcttaaaaaggaagaaaaattcTCCTCCTGTGCGAACGTGTCTCGCCGTTACACATATCAGTCCACCATGGCAGTGTGCACACACATCCAGCTAGGTGGTTAGCCGGCAAACAGTGCAGCTTTTAGGGATCACGGAGCTGAAAATTGGGACTCAGCTGAGCTCCTAACGGCCGCACTTGTCTCTGAACCGGATTACCGCAACGGTAAACTTCCGCTCATTTGATTGGCTGACCTTTGCCTCGTGACGATTGTTTGGGACAGAGTCCTTTttcctgattttttaaaatttcccaTTCACACGCTATGTGACACACgctgtattaaataaataattatctAAAATAAATCTAAGTATTTGCAATGATTTATTTGGTTTCCAGTTCTGTTAAAACTGGTTTCCGCATTCATGCTGCATTCATGGAAGATACGGACGTTTTAGAAGACAGAAATAGTGCTATTCAGCTACACTAATCTCTAAAAATAATGTTAATTCATCATAAatcacaaataataataataccccAACATTGACTCAAACGTGCAGACGCATTGATAAGCAAGGAAAATTTTAGATGACCACCACCCTAAACTGAGAATGGTAACAATTCTTCCTATACCCTGTGAACGCAACCTCAGCTACTAGATAAACATGGCGGCCTGCATCGGCATGGTCGCTAGAGTTGGGGGTTTTGCAGCGACTGTGCTAAAGCCGGTAGCCAGACAGTGTTCAGGGGATAGGATAAGCATCTTCGTCCCGCATCGCTTTTCGCATGGAGCTCGGAGCCGTTTGTACGAGCATGTCCGCGATGGCTACAGTGACAAGCCTGAGCTGGACATGAGAGCCGTGTGTGAGGAGACCGACAAAGTCATAGCTAATGTAGAGAGCAGGAAAGGTGACCTGCGAGGGGAcgatgtcaggaaaattgtaaGGCTTTTTAGTTACTAATTAAGTACTGTTATTGGCATTAAACCACGATCATTTTGTCTTGTGCCAGAAATAGTTTACTGGAGTTTATCCGGGTGTCTACCACGTGACTGAAAAGTCTGTCTTTACAAGAAGTCATCCCATGCAGTAGCTTAAAATGCAGCTGAAACTTGATTGGCTCCAGACTTGTGATGTCACACAATCCCATTGGCAAAattattcactcactcatccaaatcatcgaatccaggtgttccaatcacttccatggccacagatgtataaaatcaagcacctaggcatgcagactgcttcttcaaacatttgtgaaagaatgggtcgctctcaggagctcagtgaattccagcgtggtaccgtgatagaaTACCACccgtgcaacaagtccagtcatgaaatttcctggCCACTAAATATTCCATAGTCTCACAAtttcatggccgagcagctgcatccaagccttacatcacaaGGTGCAAAGCAAAGTGTTGGACagagtggtgtaaagcatgccgccAATGGACTCTAGACTATACATCACTAtacatccccaaactgttggccccttcctgttccaacatgattgcgcatcagtgcacaaagcaatgTCCATAAAGACATTGATGAAAGTTGGGcatggaagaacttgactggcctgcacagagtcctgaccaaCCTGATGGAACACCTTTAATTAGAGCGGCAACTGTGAGTCAGgcattctcttctgacctcaCAAAGGGGCTTCTTAacgaatggtcaaaaattcccatgaacacactcctaaaccttgtggaaagccttcccagaagagttgaagctcttATAGGTGCAAAGgatgggccaacatcatattaaaccctatagatTAAGAATAGGATgacactcaagttcatgtgtgtgtgtgaaggcaaacGAGTGAatattttggcaatatagtgtatgtgtgtaaagATTTAGGGTGAAcacaggtattttttttctctacataTGAATCTTCTGGTGTCAAACTGTAGGTGTACTCTAAACCATTCAGCAcaccaagtattaaaaacaaacatccaaATGAAGTAAATAACTAAAATACATGTTTGAATGTGAGGGGGGTGCATTCATTTTTAACTTCAGCTGTAACACCAGAAGGTAAAAATCAGAGAAACAAGTCTAGCCCAGATctaaaagttgaaaaaaaaagtctagttATGCTGACTTACATTAAAACTCAAAGTTTTTTACTTGCTATAATAAAAAGTGATGTATTTGGTTTGAATACTTCTGGCTATAAGTGCAATATCTTATCATGGAAATCATCTGGAAAACAAGAACAAGCcattaacagctgttttaaGATCCACTGTGTTAAATATGACTCTGTAGTTCCCAGTGTTTTTACATATATACACCTGATTAATACACTGTTGTGTAATGTACTGGGTTTTTCGTTTGATCAtgttgattgtgtgtgtgtgtgtgtgtgtgtgtctgcgttgtAGGTATGTGTGTGGCAGGAGCTCCAGGCAGTAAGGATGGAAATctctgagctggaggaggagaagaggcgTGTCAGTGACATAGTCAGAGCACTAGTGGTGAGAAATGGTTATTATTGCTCAAAGTACTTAACACTGCACTCAGAAGTAACAGCCTTTTCTGTCGAGGTTTGCTTCATCAAATACTTTgctttgattgatttattttatttaatttttttttgcattgttacAAATTGTCAGAGTGTAGAGCTGCCTCTGTTTTTATGACCTAAATGATCTTTTCCTCACAGATGAAGGAGGACAAGAAAGCCCTCGCCAATGTAAGCTTAACTTCAGAACCTCATGTCTTTTGTGTTACTTTGTTATAAAGTCAATTAATCCGCTCACTCGCCTGTGTTTGATCTGCAACAAATCACATGTGGGGGGCCACCTCTGAGTCCTCGTTGTTTATCCTTTAGCTTCCAGAGTACACCCAAGCTCTGCAGAAGGGCCGAGAGATCCGCAACAGACTCAGTTATCTCTGCAACAAAGAGACCGAGCTGGATGAGGAACACTATGGCCGGGCACTCAGGCTGCCCAACACTACACACCCTGATGTGGTGAGTATGCACTGTGCACTCACACTTCTTTGTCCTGAGGTGCTTGGGAGAGATTTACTGTGAAGCTCAAGTCAGTTTCCTTTTTCAGCCAGTAGGAGATGAGAGCCAGGCGAGGGTGGTGGAACTTGTGGGAAAGAAACCAGGTGAATAATGAGATACAAAGTGCCAATTAATAAACTTTATATGGTCTATCTAATATTTTTAAAGATGCTAAtgcagcagtgtgtgtctgtggtgtaGTGTTTGACTTCAAACCCAAAGGCCATGTAGAGCTGGGGGAGGAGTTAGGACTCATCAGGCAAAGGTGAGGATGACTCTGGTTGTTGTTTCTTACTGTACAACACTGTCTAATATACAGTATAGGCTACTTTAATTGACATGAATCGGGTTATTTACATATCCTCGGTTCTCTGCTGCAGGCATCTAGCTCATGTCTCAGGCCACAGGTCGTACTATCTTCGAGGCGCAGGGGCCAGACTTCAAACTGCACTCCAGAACTTTGCCCTTGACACACTACAGCGACGGGTATGCACGTGTGTGGAAATGTGATAATATGGATAATTAGTGTGTGTAATTTGTATTATTAATATCTAGACATACCAAACATGGGTTATCCTTTTGTGTCCTGCAGGGCTTCATTCCCATGGTTGTTCCTGACATGCTGAAGGGCGCCGTGTTTGTGAGTTGCAAAACTCTGTcacaataaaagaattttatCATACACTGTACATAAATGATGGACTGAGCCATCAAGACATCGCTCACTAAACTGTGAAGACCCGTCTTGAAGCCTcaatttaaaactttaattttacCTTGTGGTTTGCTGCCAGATACAGACACGGTTGAGGAGTTCAGTTTAGCTGCTGAGTTAATACTCGCCTGTCACTCAAAGTGGACATGCCtctaactttaagccttaataaaatgtaaacaactgagtttatatatatatagatagatagatagatagatagatagatagatagatagatagatagatagatagatagatagatagatagatagatagatagatagatagataaaacaaataaatcaccTTGTACAGTTGTCATAATATTTGTAATTAACTATTAACTTGTCATTGGGGATTGATTCACTTTTGGTGcctgcctcaagtggccacttgaggaacTGCACTGCACATCTGCATCTGCATTGGCCtcattttttttagtctttGAGGTCGCTGCTTGAATGTAAACATTTTgctattatatatttattataattgAAGTAATTGGATGCAGCCGCAGTTAATCTTACTCCCCTCTCTGTTTTGGCCACCTCAAGGAGGGTTGCGGGATGCAGCCCAATGCCCATAGCTCTCAAGTCTACTCACTGGACCCTGCACGTTTCCCAGACATCAACCTGGCTGGAACCGGAGAGGTTGGGGTGGCAGGTAAAGCTCCTGTGTCCTTTTCCTCACAGTTTGAGATTACCACTGTGGTTGCTTATCAGTACGATAACagtgtattgtattgttttgaaactacttttctttttttttttattgagtgtAGTAACTAAAAGAAGTGATAGTCTGTTTAGTCCCAACAACACTCCTGCATTCAATCACTTGCTGAAGTGAGATGTGATGGGTCTTGCTGTCTACCAACATATCAGTAGTCCTGCTTCAGTAAAGAAAAGCTCTCATGGTTGTTTGTAATCCCATCTAGTGGATCTCAGCAAGCTTGGTTGTGTCTCTTTTAATCTGAGGAGGCGTGATATGTAAAC includes:
- the sars2 gene encoding serine--tRNA ligase, mitochondrial, which encodes MAACIGMVARVGGFAATVLKPVARQCSGDRISIFVPHRFSHGARSRLYEHVRDGYSDKPELDMRAVCEETDKVIANVESRKGDLRGDDVRKIVCVWQELQAVRMEISELEEEKRRVSDIVRALVMKEDKKALANLPEYTQALQKGREIRNRLSYLCNKETELDEEHYGRALRLPNTTHPDVPVGDESQARVVELVGKKPVFDFKPKGHVELGEELGLIRQRHLAHVSGHRSYYLRGAGARLQTALQNFALDTLQRRGFIPMVVPDMLKGAVFEGCGMQPNAHSSQVYSLDPARFPDINLAGTGEVGVAGYFMDHAVNWKDLPIRTVCSSTCYRAETDTGRETWGLYRVHHFNKVEMFGVTADETGEESSQLLEEFVNLQKEMFSALELHYRVLDMPTEELGPPAHRKYDIEAWMPGRNSYGEISSGSNCTDYQSRRLNILYEREDGSLQYAHTVNATACAIPRTVIAILETHQTKEGTVRVPQALQSYLGLEVIEKPKYSPLKYIGPNQRYPPPRPVPKTR